GCGGCGGGGTACGCGGAGGGGCAGCTGCGCGGCACGGACGAGCTGGAACGGCGCCGAGGGCGGCTGCTCGCCCTGTTGCTGGGCGAGAGGCCGGTGTCGCCGGAGGCGGTGCGCGACCTGGCGCACGGCGCCCGGTGGTCCGTGCCGACGCACGTCGCGGTCGTCGTCCTCGCGGCCTCGCCCGACCGGCGGGAGGAGCGGCCGTTGGCCGCCGCCGGGGCGCTGGTGGACATGGAGTCCCGGCCACCACGGATGCTCGTGCCCGACCCGGACGGCTCGGGCGGCTTCGGCGGCAGGGCGTTCACGCTCGCGCTGCGGGGGCTGCCGGCCGCGATCGGGCCGTCGGTTCCGCTCACGGAGGCCGCCCGGTCGCTGCACTGGGCGGTCCGGGCGCTCGGGCTGATGGGGCGCGGCATTCTGCCCCGGCAGGGTGTGGTGCGCTGCGCCGACCATCTGTCGACGCTGCTGCTGCACAGCGACGAAGCGCTGCTCGCGCGGCTCCAGGCACGCGCGCTGGCCCCGCTGGAGGCGGTGGCGGAAGGGCCGCGGGGCCGGCTGGCCGAGACGCTCCTCGCGTGGCTGCTCAGCGGCAGCAACGTGCCCGATGTCGCCGCTCGTCTCCATGTCCATCCGCAGACGGTCCGCTACCGCCTGCGTCAGTTGGAGAAACTCTTCGGAGACGCCCTGCACGATCCCGGCACCCGTCTGGACCTGATTCTCGCGCTCACCTCCGCGCAAAAAGAAAACTGATTCCTGAATTTCCATCCATAACACTCGGCACGACCCAGCGAATAGCTTCGGGACGTCCTTTCCGCAGGCGCTCCTCGCGCCCCACCCTCAAAGGATCCCCATGCGTATTCGCTTGTGTCTCGCCGCGCTCTCGCTGGTCGGCGGGGCCGGACTGGCCACCGTCTCGGCGCCCGCCGCCACGGCCGCGGCCTGCACGGACATCGACGTCGTCGCCGCTCGCGGCACCTTCGAGCCGGGCACGCTCGGCTTCATCGTCGGTGACCCCGTGTATTCCGCGCTGCAGAAGAAAATCACCGGCAAATCACTGTCCAGCTACAAGGTGAACTACCCCGCGGACCTTTCTCTCACGTCGGCCGCGCAGGGCAACACGGATCTGGTGAACCACGTCAGGAGTCAGGCGGCGTCCTGCCCGAACCAGCGTTTCATCCTGGTCGGCTATTCGCAGGGCGCGAACGTCGTCGACAACTCCATCGG
This genomic stretch from Streptomyces deccanensis harbors:
- a CDS encoding PucR family transcriptional regulator, translating into MAAPVPPYGVPNGPGAAPVPPELVTLLREQLKDVADQVEAEVCRQVPEYASRALDGASRALLRSGVVQALTLFVDHIADPRGRGDSIAAIYHELGRGEALEGHSLETLQSALRVGGLHAWRLLGRTTEELGLDSSVMARLGELAFRTVHEVAEAAAAGYAEGQLRGTDELERRRGRLLALLLGERPVSPEAVRDLAHGARWSVPTHVAVVVLAASPDRREERPLAAAGALVDMESRPPRMLVPDPDGSGGFGGRAFTLALRGLPAAIGPSVPLTEAARSLHWAVRALGLMGRGILPRQGVVRCADHLSTLLLHSDEALLARLQARALAPLEAVAEGPRGRLAETLLAWLLSGSNVPDVAARLHVHPQTVRYRLRQLEKLFGDALHDPGTRLDLILALTSAQKEN
- a CDS encoding cutinase family protein; amino-acid sequence: MRIRLCLAALSLVGGAGLATVSAPAATAAACTDIDVVAARGTFEPGTLGFIVGDPVYSALQKKITGKSLSSYKVNYPADLSLTSAAQGNTDLVNHVRSQAASCPNQRFILVGYSQGANVVDNSIGISSAGAVVGSPIVATIPAALEPRVSAVLLFGNPIRAIGKSVTGTYQSRTIDFCATGDPVCENGGDVGAHLGYTANADAAATFAATKV